Proteins encoded together in one Camelina sativa cultivar DH55 chromosome 9, Cs, whole genome shotgun sequence window:
- the LOC104715945 gene encoding protein CHROMATIN REMODELING 35-like, whose translation MILDNQEAGGSSGDGLVDVPVMYLTSEKDIHKNHTIGSSFKHLMIGGSSIGGNSGKGLDKDIFSDGNELVKINTSKDKGKAICDLNETVWRQDEPVSNTFETSGEILKNCEHSWIWKQGSGHVCWYNQDHSLPPGFGSNNSKDISLRVPKDGFLGTGIFPHPVHRSSMNSHHIEILNFLCKNLGVQNSNGCILAQAPISEKTFLMINFIYGYIKKHPNSKPLIVLPKRMINRAQQLEILKQWAFNKSIIFLGAKQFSNIVADNNGIEAAYLCRDLLINIPSLVIFDRGTDPRNEMMRFLKFVALIKTPNKILLTGTLYQNSMKEVFNILDVAFPEFLKHNKAGEKIRRFLNVDSNTDGLPMDLKMPLFDQLEDALLRQDSDHGDKIGYLTELKMLTNKVIYNHQGQFLLEVPRLMDFTVVLKPTSSQKSAWDIEKNSKGKGFKTYSTLSGITLHPVLCTFSDRVKGLPAPNEDEMDEIVKSIDVADGVKTKFFMGLVKLCEYTNEKILVVSQYVNPLIFLQRLVAKIKGWKDGKETFMIKGDTSLSVREVSVNQFNNSHDARIFFASIKACNEHITLTGATRVLMLDIIAKPCMARQAIELAYHPGQQKEVYSYRLVAVDTSEEDEDIMAARKEIISGIWFDGKTYPIDGRFCFPSIDGNYSTDHFLGSSYMREDIKTIYKR comes from the exons ATGATACTAGATAATCAAGAAGCCGGTGGAAGCAGTGGCGACGGATTAGTGGACGTACCAGTCATGTACTTGACTTCGGAAAAAGACATACATAAGAATCATACAATCGGAAGCTCATTTAAACATCTCATGATTGGTGGCAGCAGCATAGGTGGTAACAGTGGTAAAGGGCTAGACAAGGATATTTTTTCAGAT GGAAATGAATTGGTCAAAATCAATACGAGTAAAGACAAAGGAAAAGCCATCTGCGACCTGAATGAAACTGTTTGGCGACAAGATGAACCAGTTTCAAACACATTTGAG acAAGTGGAGAAATACTTAAAAATTGTGAGCATTCGTGGATATGGAAGCAAGGTTCTGGTCATGTTTGTTGG TATAATCAGGATCATTCGTTGCCACCCGGATTCGGATCAAATAACTCCAAAGATATCAGTCTAAGAGTTCCTAAAGATGGGTTTTTAGGAACTGGTATTTTCCCACATCCTGTGCACAGAAGTAGTATGAATTCTCATCACATAGAGATACTTAATTTTCTATGCAAAAATTTGGGTGTGCAAAACTCGAATGGATGCATTCTAGCTCAAGCTCCAATATCTGAAAAGACGTTCTTGATGATCAATTTCATATACGGCTACATTAAAAAACACCCAAATAGTAAACCTCTAATTGTGCTTCCAAAACGAATGattaa TCGGGCTCAACAATTAGAGATACTAAAGCAATGGGCTTTCAACAAGAGTATTATCTTCTTAGGCGCGAAACAGTTTTCAAATATAGTTGCTGATAACAATGGTATAGAAGCTGCATATCTTTGTAGAGATCTTCTCATAAACATTCCTTCACTGGTTATTTTCGATAGAGGAACTGACCCTAGGAATGAGATGATGcgttttcttaaatttgttgCGCTTATCAAGACGCCAAACAAGATCTTACTTACTGGGACTTTATATCAAAACAGCATGAAGGAGgtttttaatattcttgatGTTGCCTTTCCTGAGTTTCTGAAGCACAACAAAGCTGGGGAAAAAATCAGAAGATTCTTGAACGTTGATTCCAACACTGATGGACTTCCAATGGATTTGAAGATGCCCTTGTTTGATCAACTGGAAGATGCTTTACTTCGTCAAGATTCAGATCACGGCGACAAGATTGGTTACTTAACTGAACTGAAAATGTTGACAAACAAGGTTATCTACAATCACCAAGGACAGTTTCTTCTTGAAGTTCCGAGATTGATGGACTTTACGGTGGTCTTAAAACCGACATCAAGCCAAAAGTCAGCATGGGATATTGAAAAAAACTCTAAAGGGAAGGGTTTCAAAACATACTCTACCTTGAGTGGAATCACGCTTCACCCTGTGCTATGTACTTTCTCCGACCGGGTAAAAGGTCTTCCTGCCCCAAATGAGGATGAGATGGATGAGATTGTCAAAAGTATTGACGTAGCAGATGGCgttaaaacaaaattcttcATGGGATTAGTGAAGTTATGCGAATATACGAATGAGAAGATTCTTGTAGTAAGCCAATATGTCAACCCACTGATATTCCTCCAAAGACTCGTGGCTAAGATTAAAGGTTGGAAAGACGGCAAAGAAACCTTCATGATTAAAGGTGACACCAGCCTTTCTGTTCGTGAAGTCTCAGTTAATCAGTTCAACAACTCACATGATGCCAGAATCTTCTTTGCATCGATCAAAGCGTGTAATGAGCATATCACTCTCACGGGTGCAACAAGGGTTTTAATGCTCGACATCATCGCCAAACCTTGTATGGCTAGACAAGCCATAGAGCTGGCCTATCATCCAGGACAGCAAAAAGAAGTTTATTCCTATAGGTTGGTGGCTGTAGACACTtcagaagaagacgaagacatAATGGCAGCTCGAAAGGAGATAATTTCTGGAATATGGTTTGATGGGAAGACCTATCCCATTGATGGAAGATTTTGTTTTCCGAGCATTGATGGGAACTACAGCACTGATCACTTTCTTGGATCTTCATATATGAGGGAAGACATCAAAACCATATACAAAAG GTAA